A genomic window from Bacteroidales bacterium includes:
- a CDS encoding DoxX family protein: protein MRTLYRKFVERAEKLRDLQLLLFRLILVIGFFSPAMMKVKNLSGVAQWFESMSYPFPMVSAFLAMATEVLGIVLLTLGLGTRIIALPLMFVMVVAVFTTHISNGFAAGDNGFEIPLYYFLMLLALVAYGSGKFSLDFLLERKQQAQKHPVQQEAKPEMVTEG from the coding sequence ATGAGAACTTTGTACAGAAAATTTGTAGAAAGAGCGGAGAAGCTGCGCGATTTACAGCTGCTTTTATTCCGCCTGATCCTGGTCATCGGCTTTTTCAGTCCGGCCATGATGAAAGTAAAGAACCTTTCAGGAGTAGCCCAATGGTTTGAAAGCATGAGCTACCCTTTCCCTATGGTCAGTGCCTTTCTTGCCATGGCCACCGAAGTACTGGGAATCGTGTTGCTGACCCTGGGACTTGGGACCAGGATCATTGCACTGCCCCTGATGTTTGTGATGGTAGTGGCGGTTTTTACCACCCATATCTCCAACGGCTTTGCTGCCGGCGATAACGGCTTTGAGATCCCCTTGTATTATTTCCTGATGTTATTGGCCCTGGTGGCTTACGGATCAGGGAAGTTCAGCCTGGATTTCCTTCTGGAACGGAAACAGCAGGCTCAGAAGCATCCTGTACAGCAAGAAGCTAAGCCAGAGATGGTCACTGAAGGCTAA
- a CDS encoding putative DNA-binding domain-containing protein, which translates to MPLRKETIQIQEQLGEYCRTGVEAKMPGLTPGRIHHYRRLVSNVVSDTLRTAFPITMAALGEEPWNLLVQDFFAEGIPQTPQVWKLPLEFCQYHAARETGKKTGLPFLDDLLYFEWMEIEIHTMPDRPCPDFTEEGDLFRDPLAFNPEYEILKLRYPVHTHPAAEALDMEGEYYALLYRMPDTGHVQFLALSALNVYLITRLDEEKVPLNFIKNEISLVSGIESSRCLDEALEVFLKDLLKRKLILGFIRN; encoded by the coding sequence ATGCCACTGCGTAAAGAGACCATACAGATACAGGAGCAGCTGGGGGAATACTGCAGGACCGGTGTGGAAGCAAAAATGCCAGGTCTTACCCCCGGCAGGATTCATCATTACCGCCGCCTTGTTTCCAATGTGGTGTCTGACACACTCCGTACGGCTTTCCCGATCACCATGGCCGCCCTGGGTGAGGAGCCGTGGAATCTGCTGGTTCAGGATTTTTTCGCGGAAGGAATTCCTCAAACCCCGCAGGTTTGGAAGCTGCCCCTTGAGTTCTGCCAGTACCATGCGGCCAGGGAGACCGGGAAAAAGACAGGCCTGCCTTTTCTGGATGATCTGCTCTATTTTGAGTGGATGGAGATTGAGATTCATACCATGCCGGACAGGCCCTGTCCGGATTTTACGGAAGAGGGGGACCTGTTCAGGGACCCCCTGGCTTTTAATCCCGAGTATGAAATCCTGAAACTCCGGTACCCGGTACATACACATCCGGCAGCGGAGGCCCTTGATATGGAAGGGGAGTATTATGCCCTTCTGTACCGCATGCCAGATACGGGCCATGTACAGTTCCTGGCCCTTTCTGCCCTGAATGTATACCTTATTACACGTCTGGATGAGGAGAAAGTGCCCCTGAACTTCATTAAAAATGAGATTTCCCTGGTTTCAGGTATTGAGAGCAGCAGATGCCTCGACGAAGCACTGGAGGTCTTTCTCAAGGATCTGCTAAAGCGTAAACTGATTCTTGGATTTATTCGGAATTAA
- a CDS encoding DUF692 domain-containing protein, with amino-acid sequence MEGKRVKVGLGLRRDIAEEILDSRILTPDFLEFAPENWMGMGGAWKRVLDRAVESFPITCHGLSLSLGSPEELDWRFIRELKAFLNDNRVSIYSEHLSYTKSRNAHLYDLLPIPFRRDAIDHVVDRIRRVQDYLERPLAIENVSYYTPVAAEMSEIEFVNEIVERAGCKLLLDVNNVFVNAFNHRYDPREYIGGIPLDRVAYIHMAGHEQVEPDLIIDTHGQPIIDPVYELFEWTIQKMDPVPVLLERDFNFQDLEQIKGELIRIKTILNRHWEVKHATA; translated from the coding sequence ATGGAAGGCAAGAGAGTTAAAGTAGGATTGGGACTCCGAAGGGATATTGCTGAGGAGATTCTGGACAGCAGGATCCTTACTCCGGATTTTCTGGAGTTTGCGCCGGAGAACTGGATGGGAATGGGAGGCGCCTGGAAACGGGTCCTGGACCGGGCCGTGGAAAGTTTTCCCATTACCTGTCATGGCCTCTCCCTGTCACTGGGCAGTCCGGAGGAACTGGACTGGAGGTTTATCCGTGAACTGAAAGCCTTCCTGAATGATAACCGGGTAAGTATCTATTCGGAACATCTGAGCTATACCAAAAGCCGGAATGCCCACCTTTATGACCTGCTGCCCATCCCTTTTCGCAGGGATGCCATCGACCATGTGGTCGACCGGATCCGCAGGGTACAGGATTACCTGGAAAGGCCTCTGGCCATTGAGAATGTATCCTACTACACCCCGGTAGCTGCCGAGATGTCAGAAATCGAATTTGTAAACGAAATTGTGGAACGGGCCGGTTGCAAGCTTCTGCTGGATGTAAACAATGTGTTTGTCAATGCATTTAATCATCGTTACGATCCCCGGGAGTATATCGGGGGCATCCCCCTGGACCGGGTCGCATATATCCATATGGCCGGCCATGAACAGGTGGAACCCGACCTGATTATCGACACGCATGGCCAGCCCATCATCGACCCGGTTTATGAGCTTTTCGAGTGGACTATCCAAAAGATGGATCCGGTACCTGTCCTGCTGGAGAGGGATTTTAATTTTCAGGATCTGGAGCAGATTAAGGGCGAGCTCATCCGGATTAAGACCATATTAAACAGGCACTGGGAGGTGAAACATGCCACTGCGTAA
- a CDS encoding sigma-70 family RNA polymerase sigma factor, with translation MSKAKDHKLDPNRWLEKYGDYLYNYAIVRVNDDGKAEDLVQETFLAGLKAQEQFRGESTERTWLTSILRRKIVDTYRKKYSSRESSFGEHEQTVFDGDFYRSEEPFRGHWLEGRGPHSHSLLPEGELEQAELMEYIRLCMEHLQPQLALAFSMKMIDEEESDSICKELGITPSNLWVMLHRARLKMRDCLEKNWLK, from the coding sequence ATGTCCAAGGCGAAAGATCATAAACTGGATCCAAATCGCTGGCTTGAAAAATACGGGGACTATCTGTATAACTATGCCATTGTCAGGGTCAATGATGACGGTAAAGCAGAGGATCTGGTTCAGGAGACTTTTCTGGCAGGACTGAAAGCGCAGGAGCAGTTCAGGGGGGAGAGTACCGAAAGAACCTGGCTTACCTCCATTCTCAGAAGGAAGATCGTTGATACCTACAGAAAAAAGTATTCTTCCAGGGAGAGCTCTTTCGGGGAGCATGAACAAACCGTTTTTGACGGGGACTTCTACCGCAGTGAAGAACCTTTCAGGGGACACTGGCTGGAGGGCAGGGGCCCCCATTCGCACTCGCTCTTACCGGAAGGAGAGCTGGAGCAGGCCGAACTTATGGAATACATCAGGCTCTGCATGGAGCATTTACAACCGCAACTGGCTCTTGCTTTCAGCATGAAGATGATCGATGAGGAGGAGTCGGACAGCATCTGTAAGGAGCTTGGGATCACTCCGTCTAACTTATGGGTTATGCTCCACCGGGCGAGGCTGAAAATGAGAGATTGTCTGGAAAAAAACTGGTTGAAGTGA
- the yedF gene encoding sulfurtransferase-like selenium metabolism protein YedF yields the protein MKILDTTGLLCPQPLILLKEALMELEEGEQLQVETDNKTSLKNLLSYLKDQGVEPEVSTKGKVHTLVAVKPEEDLTASDPALYCSTERPAAYVVCIKGELMGEGDPELGRLLMETFVNNLKLQEKLPSHVVLYNSGVKLAMKQSPVCSSLTELEELGTRIMLCGTCIDHYGLQYDIAVGMISNMVVITETLASAGHVLTP from the coding sequence ATGAAAATACTAGATACCACAGGACTGCTTTGCCCACAACCCCTCATTTTGCTTAAGGAGGCACTGATGGAACTGGAAGAGGGTGAACAGCTGCAGGTGGAGACCGACAACAAAACCTCGCTGAAAAACCTGCTCAGCTATCTGAAGGACCAGGGTGTGGAGCCTGAAGTAAGCACGAAAGGTAAAGTACATACCCTGGTTGCTGTAAAACCGGAAGAGGATCTGACCGCCTCCGATCCCGCCCTCTACTGCAGCACAGAACGGCCCGCCGCTTATGTGGTATGCATTAAAGGCGAGCTGATGGGTGAGGGCGATCCCGAACTGGGGAGGCTGCTGATGGAGACCTTTGTAAATAACCTGAAATTGCAGGAGAAACTACCCTCCCATGTGGTACTTTATAACTCGGGAGTAAAACTGGCCATGAAACAATCGCCCGTGTGCAGCTCCCTGACCGAACTGGAGGAACTGGGGACCCGCATTATGCTGTGCGGCACCTGCATCGACCACTATGGCTTGCAATATGATATCGCCGTGGGAATGATCTCCAACATGGTGGTCATTACCGAAACTCTGGCTTCGGCCGGACATGTCCTTACTCCCTGA
- the selD gene encoding selenide, water dikinase SelD: MNKKFDLLSTIEYGGCSAKLPAGLLSQVLRELPLAADPRLLVDVDTHDDAGVYQINGETALIFTTDFFPPICSDGYEFGEIAAANSLSDVYAMGGTPLIALNLMMFSSEKIPLEVFGEILKGGNDKVREAGALIVGGHTIDDHPPKYGLAVVGTVHPDRLITNAGARPNDLLVLTKSIGTGALVSGEKNGLCSTGDYRRALKQMKHLNREGASLAVKYGIRSMTDITGFGLAGHALKMAEASKVSFRIKSTQIPLLPGAYQVYEKGSIPGATFRNLEFTGQQLHCLRGVDYNLKMLVHDAQTSGGLLMSVNPDHATALVGELKQIDPGLKAAVIGEVLPESPRRIYLE, translated from the coding sequence ATGAATAAGAAATTCGATCTGTTGTCCACTATCGAGTATGGTGGTTGCTCCGCAAAACTGCCGGCCGGCCTGCTGTCGCAGGTCTTACGTGAACTGCCGCTTGCTGCAGATCCCCGGCTGCTGGTGGATGTGGATACCCACGACGATGCCGGGGTCTACCAGATCAACGGGGAGACAGCCCTGATCTTTACGACGGATTTCTTTCCGCCCATCTGTTCGGACGGATATGAATTCGGGGAGATTGCAGCAGCCAATTCCCTTTCGGATGTATATGCCATGGGCGGAACACCTCTTATAGCACTGAACCTGATGATGTTTTCATCGGAAAAAATTCCTCTGGAGGTATTTGGAGAAATTCTTAAAGGCGGGAATGACAAGGTGAGAGAAGCGGGAGCCCTGATCGTGGGCGGACATACCATCGACGACCACCCTCCCAAGTATGGGCTGGCAGTAGTGGGAACAGTGCATCCCGACCGTCTGATCACCAATGCCGGGGCCCGGCCCAACGATCTGCTTGTGCTGACAAAATCCATTGGGACCGGGGCGCTGGTTTCCGGGGAGAAGAACGGGCTTTGCAGTACAGGCGATTACAGGCGGGCCCTGAAGCAGATGAAACATCTGAACAGGGAGGGAGCAAGCCTGGCTGTGAAATACGGGATACGAAGCATGACTGATATCACCGGATTTGGACTGGCAGGACATGCCCTGAAGATGGCAGAAGCCAGCAAAGTGAGCTTCCGGATAAAAAGCACTCAAATTCCCCTGCTCCCGGGAGCTTACCAGGTATATGAAAAGGGCAGCATACCGGGAGCAACTTTCAGGAACCTGGAATTTACCGGACAGCAGCTCCATTGCCTGCGCGGGGTGGATTATAATCTGAAGATGCTGGTTCACGATGCGCAGACTTCGGGCGGACTTCTTATGTCGGTGAATCCCGATCATGCCACAGCCCTTGTCGGGGAGTTAAAGCAGATCGACCCGGGGCTTAAGGCTGCAGTGATCGGTGAAGTTTTACCCGAAAGTCCCCGCCGCATTTACCTGGAATAA
- a CDS encoding (deoxy)nucleoside triphosphate pyrophosphohydrolase, protein MVKPLTEVSCAIIMDGEMVLVTQRSPEMPHPLKWEFPGGKMKAGETPETCIIREISEELGVEITVRQLLPSVLHNYGHMRIKLIPFVCTIRQGDISLSEHRSYRWVHRSELKQIDWLEADMEVLESLNRYH, encoded by the coding sequence ATGGTGAAGCCGCTGACAGAAGTTAGCTGTGCTATCATTATGGACGGGGAAATGGTTCTTGTCACACAGCGAAGTCCGGAGATGCCTCACCCTCTGAAATGGGAGTTCCCCGGAGGGAAAATGAAAGCAGGAGAGACTCCGGAGACCTGTATTATCAGGGAGATCAGTGAGGAACTCGGGGTGGAAATTACGGTAAGGCAACTGCTTCCTTCCGTTCTCCATAACTACGGTCACATGCGTATTAAACTGATCCCCTTTGTCTGTACCATCAGGCAGGGAGATATAAGCCTTTCGGAACACCGTTCATACCGCTGGGTGCATCGCTCAGAACTGAAACAGATCGACTGGCTGGAGGCAGATATGGAGGTCCTTGAATCGCTGAATCGTTACCACTAG
- a CDS encoding histidine phosphatase family protein: MERKLFIIRHGKSSWDHEGLADIDRPLASRGTRNAGEMAARLLALNLVPELILSSPASRALNTALLMSKVWELAPGSLQIHESLYSAGTGEIEQVIAGVPPEIRKLAVFGHNPSFTLFANQFLASPLDNLTTAGVVVVTLDSESWSGIGRRDVREAHVDYPKRR; the protein is encoded by the coding sequence ATGGAACGGAAACTATTTATCATACGGCATGGAAAGTCGAGCTGGGACCATGAGGGCCTGGCCGATATCGACCGTCCCCTTGCATCTCGTGGAACCCGGAATGCCGGGGAGATGGCAGCACGACTGCTGGCACTGAATCTGGTGCCTGAGCTGATCCTGAGCAGTCCGGCCAGCAGGGCCCTGAATACGGCCCTGCTTATGTCAAAGGTCTGGGAGCTCGCGCCCGGCAGCCTACAGATTCATGAATCCCTGTATTCGGCCGGCACCGGGGAGATAGAGCAGGTCATAGCGGGTGTCCCTCCGGAGATCAGGAAGCTGGCTGTTTTTGGTCACAATCCCTCATTCACCCTGTTTGCCAATCAGTTTCTGGCATCCCCCCTGGACAACCTTACTACTGCGGGGGTGGTGGTGGTGACGCTGGATTCGGAGAGCTGGAGCGGAATTGGAAGAAGAGATGTCAGAGAGGCCCATGTGGACTACCCTAAAAGAAGATAG
- a CDS encoding PhoH family protein, producing the protein MATAEKKIRKIFVLDTNVLLHDYKCIHNFDEHDIVVPITVLEELDRFKKGNDIINFHAREFTRELDKLSGDKLFNGGLSLGRGKGKLSICTGQKPSGQLTASFPENTPDHRILAIADYLHQKNGSARPVILITKDINLRMKAKSLGIMAQDYHNDMVQNIDDIFENVKSSEVSDDTVISDMYESTEGVPVKRFGLTKQPLAHQYFIFKNNSKSGLGHYDPFNKMVNRVEKTRTYGIDPRNAEQTFALDALLRPEVQLVALTGKAGTGKTLLALAAAIHQRKMYTQIFLARPIVPLGNRDIGYLPGDVGEKIGPYMQPLFDNLSVIKQKFKLQSKEYSRIEEMLQTEKLLITPLAYIRGRSLSRVFFIVDEAQNLTPHEVKTIITRAGEGTKMVFTGDIQQIDSPYLDTKSNGLTYLADRMKGQDIFAHVHLVKGERSYLADLASNLL; encoded by the coding sequence ATGGCAACTGCTGAGAAAAAAATTCGTAAAATCTTCGTTCTGGATACCAACGTCCTGCTCCACGACTACAAATGCATCCATAACTTCGATGAGCACGATATCGTAGTACCCATTACAGTTCTGGAGGAGTTGGACCGCTTTAAAAAGGGCAACGATATTATCAATTTTCATGCCCGGGAATTTACCAGGGAGCTGGATAAACTCAGTGGGGATAAACTGTTTAACGGCGGATTATCGCTGGGCAGGGGAAAGGGTAAACTGAGTATCTGCACCGGCCAGAAACCCTCCGGTCAGCTTACCGCTTCCTTCCCCGAAAACACACCCGACCACCGGATACTGGCCATCGCCGATTACCTGCACCAGAAGAACGGATCGGCCAGGCCCGTGATCCTGATCACCAAGGATATCAACCTGAGAATGAAGGCCAAATCGCTGGGGATCATGGCACAGGACTATCACAACGATATGGTGCAGAATATCGATGATATTTTCGAGAATGTAAAATCAAGCGAGGTAAGCGACGACACGGTAATCTCCGATATGTATGAGTCCACGGAGGGTGTTCCGGTGAAGCGTTTCGGTCTCACAAAGCAACCCCTGGCTCACCAGTATTTTATCTTTAAGAACAATTCCAAAAGTGGATTGGGGCATTACGATCCCTTTAATAAAATGGTGAACCGTGTGGAGAAGACCAGGACTTATGGCATTGATCCGCGTAACGCGGAGCAGACTTTCGCCCTGGATGCGCTTCTCCGGCCTGAAGTACAACTGGTTGCCCTGACAGGGAAAGCGGGCACGGGGAAAACCCTGCTTGCTCTTGCAGCAGCCATACACCAGCGGAAAATGTATACGCAGATCTTCCTGGCCAGGCCGATTGTTCCGCTTGGTAACCGCGATATCGGTTACCTTCCCGGGGATGTAGGTGAAAAAATCGGTCCTTATATGCAACCCCTCTTTGATAACCTCTCGGTGATCAAGCAGAAGTTTAAGCTTCAGAGCAAAGAATACAGTCGCATCGAAGAAATGTTGCAGACCGAGAAGCTGTTGATAACCCCGTTGGCCTATATCCGGGGCCGAAGCCTGTCCAGGGTCTTCTTTATTGTGGATGAGGCCCAGAATCTGACTCCCCATGAGGTTAAGACCATTATTACCCGGGCAGGAGAGGGAACAAAAATGGTCTTCACCGGGGATATACAACAAATCGATTCACCCTACCTGGATACTAAATCCAACGGGCTCACCTATCTGGCCGATCGCATGAAGGGACAGGATATTTTTGCCCATGTTCACCTGGTTAAAGGAGAAAGGAGCTACCTGGCCGATCTGGCCAGTAATCTGTTATAG
- a CDS encoding nitroreductase family protein gives MEKLDYILDRRSIRRFTGRKIERSEIKALLTAAMYAPSAVNRQPWHFVVIDEPRLMEKIMEIHPHARMLQSASHALVVCGDEQLQHDDGYGVVDCGAATQNILLAAHTLGLGACWVGLHPREERKRSFSRLLQLPSHVFPFAMVALGYPEEQKPRPERFHAEKVKYNSWDSAYFQE, from the coding sequence ATGGAAAAACTGGACTATATACTGGATAGAAGAAGCATCCGCCGCTTTACCGGCAGGAAGATTGAAAGAAGTGAGATAAAAGCCCTTCTTACTGCTGCTATGTATGCCCCTTCGGCCGTCAACAGGCAACCCTGGCATTTTGTGGTCATCGATGAGCCCCGCCTGATGGAAAAGATCATGGAGATCCACCCCCATGCCCGCATGCTGCAAAGCGCTTCCCATGCCCTGGTGGTCTGCGGCGACGAGCAGCTGCAGCACGACGACGGATACGGGGTGGTAGACTGCGGTGCAGCCACTCAAAACATCCTGCTGGCGGCCCATACACTGGGCCTGGGTGCATGCTGGGTGGGACTTCATCCCAGGGAAGAGAGAAAGCGGTCTTTCTCCAGGCTGCTGCAACTTCCCTCCCATGTCTTCCCCTTTGCCATGGTTGCCCTGGGATATCCGGAAGAACAAAAACCAAGGCCGGAACGTTTTCATGCTGAAAAAGTAAAATACAACAGCTGGGACTCAGCCTATTTCCAGGAATGA
- a CDS encoding bifunctional folylpolyglutamate synthase/dihydrofolate synthase — translation MTYQEAIEFLFTSLPMYQRLGKAAYKDNLDNTHKLDQALGHPHLSYPTIHVAGTNGKGSVSHMIASVLQASGLKTGLYTSPHLLDFRERIRINGRCIPENEVTGFVSVNQETIRKIEPSFFEMTVAMAFDYFAREQVDVAVIETGLGGRLDSTNIITPVLSVITNISMDHTEFLGTHPTSIAREKGGIIKEKVPLIIGRAESPTEEVLLSMARERKAEVTCANRIYEPRFRTLNKDGSMQLRIGKPINASLRTISCDLTGEYQQENIITALTALERLQKLDWKISEAHYREGFASVTSSTGIKGRWQTIGYNPRTICDTAHNVDGIATVIRQIKELPWLRLHMVWGMVSGKDLDMILPLLPEEATYYFTPSSVPRSMDALELSRRAREFGLKGNHYSKVTEAFGAAKTAAGVNDLIFIGGSTFVVADLLLMKI, via the coding sequence ATGACCTACCAGGAAGCCATAGAATTTCTTTTCACTTCCCTGCCCATGTATCAGCGACTGGGCAAAGCGGCCTATAAAGACAATCTGGACAACACCCATAAACTGGATCAGGCCCTGGGGCATCCTCACCTTTCCTATCCCACCATCCACGTGGCAGGAACAAATGGCAAGGGATCGGTGAGCCATATGATCGCATCGGTCCTGCAGGCTTCCGGGTTAAAAACCGGTCTCTACACTTCGCCCCACCTGCTTGATTTCAGGGAGCGGATCCGGATCAACGGCCGGTGCATTCCCGAAAATGAGGTCACCGGCTTTGTCTCGGTGAACCAGGAGACCATCCGGAAGATCGAACCCTCCTTCTTTGAGATGACCGTAGCCATGGCTTTTGACTATTTCGCCAGGGAGCAGGTGGATGTGGCAGTGATCGAGACCGGACTGGGCGGCAGGCTGGACTCCACCAATATCATTACACCCGTCCTTTCCGTGATCACCAATATCTCCATGGATCATACAGAATTCCTGGGAACTCATCCCACCTCCATCGCCAGGGAAAAAGGGGGGATCATCAAGGAAAAAGTGCCGCTGATCATTGGGCGGGCCGAGTCGCCCACAGAGGAGGTATTGCTCTCCATGGCCAGGGAACGGAAGGCGGAGGTTACCTGTGCCAACCGGATCTACGAACCGCGGTTCAGGACTCTGAATAAGGATGGCAGCATGCAGCTCCGGATCGGAAAACCCATCAATGCCAGCCTGAGAACCATTAGCTGCGATCTGACCGGCGAGTACCAGCAGGAGAATATTATCACCGCACTTACAGCCCTCGAACGGCTACAGAAGCTGGACTGGAAGATCAGCGAAGCTCATTACCGGGAAGGATTCGCCTCGGTCACAAGCTCGACAGGGATCAAAGGCAGGTGGCAAACCATAGGCTACAACCCCAGAACAATCTGCGATACAGCTCATAACGTGGACGGAATCGCAACGGTGATCCGGCAGATCAAAGAGCTCCCGTGGCTCAGGCTCCATATGGTCTGGGGCATGGTTAGCGGTAAAGATCTGGATATGATTCTCCCCCTCCTCCCCGAAGAAGCTACCTACTATTTCACTCCTTCCTCCGTGCCAAGGTCCATGGATGCCCTGGAGCTCTCCCGGCGGGCACGGGAATTTGGTCTGAAAGGAAATCACTATTCAAAGGTGACAGAGGCCTTCGGAGCCGCGAAAACAGCGGCCGGCGTCAATGATTTGATCTTCATCGGGGGAAGTACCTTCGTGGTGGCGGACCTGCTGTTAATGAAAATTTAA
- a CDS encoding inositol monophosphatase family protein has translation MPYKEICFSAMEAVKKAAAYVREQHENRADLTIEVKGRQNFVTEVDKKAEEILVSELSDLLPEAGFIAEEGTASRQGDRYNWVIDPVDGTTNFIHGVFPFAISLGLTEYGEVVAGIIYEFGLDEFFYAWKNGGAWLNGSPVRVSAVDLVDQALIATGFPYTNFKYLEQFMRSMEHFMKNSHGLRRLGSAATDMAYVACGRYDAFYEYGLHPWDVAAGILLVKEAGGVASDFTGQGDPLFGEHLVCSNQKIFKEFQSVIQKIMLSP, from the coding sequence ATGCCATATAAAGAGATATGCTTCAGTGCCATGGAGGCGGTCAAAAAGGCAGCTGCCTATGTCAGGGAGCAGCACGAAAACCGGGCGGATCTGACCATTGAAGTGAAGGGAAGACAGAATTTTGTCACTGAAGTGGATAAAAAGGCCGAAGAGATCCTGGTATCGGAACTTTCGGATTTGCTGCCCGAGGCGGGATTCATCGCCGAAGAAGGGACGGCCAGCAGGCAGGGGGACAGGTACAACTGGGTGATCGACCCCGTCGATGGTACCACCAACTTTATTCATGGCGTTTTCCCTTTTGCCATAAGCTTGGGACTCACCGAGTACGGGGAAGTGGTAGCCGGGATCATTTACGAATTTGGCCTGGATGAATTCTTTTATGCCTGGAAAAACGGAGGAGCCTGGCTCAATGGATCCCCGGTCCGGGTAAGTGCGGTGGACCTGGTGGATCAGGCGCTTATAGCCACAGGTTTCCCCTATACCAATTTCAAGTACCTGGAGCAATTTATGCGGAGCATGGAGCACTTCATGAAAAACTCTCACGGGCTCCGGCGACTGGGTTCCGCGGCCACGGACATGGCCTATGTGGCCTGTGGCCGTTACGACGCTTTCTACGAGTACGGGCTCCATCCCTGGGATGTGGCCGCCGGCATCCTCCTGGTCAAAGAAGCCGGCGGGGTGGCCTCCGACTTCACGGGCCAGGGGGATCCGCTGTTCGGGGAACATCTTGTTTGCAGCAACCAAAAGATATTCAAAGAGTTCCAGTCGGTCATCCAGAAAATTATGCTGTCGCCATGA
- a CDS encoding glycosyltransferase family 2 protein has protein sequence MKLVSIVILNWNGKRYLEQFLPALVQHSSYPGAEIVVADNGSDDGSLSFLNKEYPAIRIIELGKNFGFSGGYNRALEQVDASYVLLLNSDIEVTEGWLEPLLEQMQGDSSVAACTPKILDFKRKTFFEYAGAAGGYLDRYGYPFCRGRIFDHLEEDRGQYNHASDIFWGSGACLMIRTNLYRESGGLDEQFFAHMEEIDLCWRLQRMGYRIRFVPSSRVYHVGGATLQRENPFKTFLNFRNNLLLLYKNLPAQGRGRTLFIRMVLDGISALRFLFRGAFKDFGAVVRAHLAFYGMKSSYKGMKNKNKYKENRVIVSGIYPGSIVLDFFLKNKRKFSDLDQQFRSL, from the coding sequence ATGAAATTAGTATCCATTGTTATCCTGAACTGGAACGGAAAAAGATACCTGGAACAGTTTTTACCGGCTCTGGTGCAGCATTCTTCTTATCCCGGGGCCGAGATCGTTGTGGCCGATAATGGTTCGGACGACGGCTCCCTCTCCTTCCTGAACAAAGAGTATCCCGCCATCCGGATCATCGAACTGGGGAAGAACTTCGGATTCAGCGGGGGATATAACCGGGCGCTGGAGCAGGTCGATGCCAGCTACGTGCTTCTGCTGAACTCCGATATTGAGGTCACCGAAGGCTGGCTGGAACCATTGCTGGAGCAGATGCAAGGGGATTCGTCCGTGGCAGCCTGTACCCCCAAGATCCTGGATTTCAAACGAAAAACCTTTTTTGAATACGCCGGCGCTGCAGGCGGGTATCTGGACAGGTACGGCTACCCCTTCTGCCGGGGACGCATCTTCGACCACCTGGAGGAGGACCGTGGCCAGTATAACCATGCCAGCGATATATTCTGGGGGTCCGGTGCCTGCCTGATGATCCGGACAAATCTGTACAGAGAATCGGGGGGACTGGATGAACAGTTTTTTGCCCATATGGAGGAGATCGATCTCTGCTGGAGGCTCCAGCGGATGGGGTACCGGATCCGTTTTGTTCCCTCCTCCCGCGTATACCACGTGGGCGGAGCCACCCTTCAGCGGGAAAATCCTTTCAAAACCTTCCTCAATTTCAGAAATAACCTGCTTCTGCTCTATAAAAACCTTCCCGCCCAGGGCCGGGGCAGAACGCTTTTTATCAGGATGGTCCTGGATGGCATTTCGGCCCTCCGCTTCCTGTTCCGGGGAGCATTCAAAGACTTCGGGGCCGTAGTTCGGGCTCATCTGGCCTTTTATGGGATGAAATCTTCCTATAAAGGGATGAAAAACAAGAACAAATACAAGGAAAATCGCGTTATTGTTAGCGGAATCTATCCGGGTAGCATCGTGCTGGACTTTTTCCTGAAAAACAAAAGAAAATTTAGTGATCTGGACCAGCAGTTCAGATCCCTTTAA